From the genome of Streptococcus oralis:
AGCGCAGCAGCAGAAGATTGGGATCTTTCAGGTGCTGTTGGATGGAACCCTGACTATGAAGATCCATCAACTTACCTTGATATCTTGAAGACAACGAATGCTGAACAAACAAAAACATACATGGGTTATGAAGGTGCAGATAACGCTGCAGCGGCTCAAGTTGGTTTGAAAGAATACGATAAGTTAGTTGATGAAGCTGCTAAGGAAACTAACGACTTAAATGTTCGTTATGAAAAATATGCGGCTGCTCAAGCTTGGTTGACAGACAGCTCACTCTTCTTGCCAGCTATGTCATCAAGTGGTGCTGCACCAATCATTTCTCGTGTTGTACCATTCACAGCATCATACAGCCAATCTGGAGATAAGGGCTCAGACGTATACTTCAAGTATATTCAGTTACAAGATAAGGTTGTAACAAAAGCTGATTATGAACAAGCTCGTGAAAAATGGCTCAAAGAGAAAAAAGAATCAAACGAAAAAGTTCAAAAAGAATTGGCTAATCACGTTAAATAAATAACTCTCAAGAGAACTTTCTCTCCATGAGGAGAAGGTTCTTTTGGGATTTTAAAAGGAAACGATATGAAGAAATATATTTTTATGCGTGTATTGCGTTCATTGTTGTCTATTTTCTTGGTGACAACCTTGACATACACAATTATTTATACGATGGTTCCTCGAAAATTGATTTTCAAGCAGGATACCAACTATAACAAGATTGCAACGACGCCGGACAAGCGGGATAATTATGAAAATACCGTTTATGAACGGATGGGCTATATCGAGTACTACGATACCAAAGAGTTGCAAGAAAGAGCGAGCACAATGGACTCATCTGTAACAGTGGATGCCAATGATACCAATAAGGCAATCTATGAAAAATACATCAACCAACTAGGAAATGGTTGGACACTCGGTGTGTTCTCAGAAAGTGGTCAATTCTATGCTACGCGTGAAATTCCGATTTTTGAACGTGTTTTCAAATTCTATTCCAACTTGATTGATATTGATCATCCAAATAAGATTCAAGACCCTGAAAATCCAAACTTGCAACGTTATCTTCGTTTTGAAAATGACCCTGCTATCGGTTGGTCATTGGTTGGTTCAGGTACAAAACATAAATACCTTTTGTATTTCAACAATCAATTCCCATTTGTACACCAAAACTTTGTGAACATTAACTTGGGAGATTCTTACCCAACTTATGCAAACACACCAGTGCTTCAGGTTATCACACAAGGTCAGGGACAAACTAAGACATCAGAAGTTCAATTCCCTACAGGTAAAAAGACTTCATCAGTAGATATTTACTCTCGTACTTACAAATCTCCAAGTCAAGCAGATGCGCGTGAAGTAGCCAACTATGGTAAAGACGATCCATATACAGCTACAGAAAGCAATTATCAATATCCTTCAATGATCGCAAGCTCAGCGGTTGCTGGTTTGATTGGTTTGATTATTTCGTATGCGATTGCGATTCCACTTGGATCTGCTATGGCTCGCCACAAGAATACTTGGATTGATAGCTTCTCGACAGGTGCTCTAACCTTCTTGCTTGCCCTTCCAACGATTGCCTTGGTTTATATCGTGCGCTTGATTGGATCATCTATCGGTCTGCCAGATTCATTTCCTATCTTGGGAGCAGGGGACTGGCGTTCATATGTCTTGCCAGCAGTCATTCTAGGTTTGCTGGGTGCACCAAGTACAGCTATCTGGATTCGTCGTTACATGATCGACTTGCAATCTCAGGACTTCGTTCGTTTTGCTCGTGCAAAAGGTTTGTCTGAAAAAGAAATTTCAAATAAACACATCTTTAAAAATGCCATGGTTCCTTTGGTTTCAGGTATTCCTGGTGCCGTTATCGGGGTTATCGGTGGTGCAACATTGACAGAAACGGTCTTTGCTTTCCCAGGTATGGGTAAAATGTTGATTGACTCTGTTAAGGCATCCAACAACTCAATGGTAGTTGGTCTCGTCTTCATCTTCACATGTATTTCTATCTTCTCACTCTTTGTAGGAGATATCTGGATGACCATGCTTGACCCACGTATTAAATTGACAGAGAAAGGGGGCAAATAATGTCAACAATCGATAAAGAAAAATTTCAGTTCGTAAAACGTGACGATTTTGCCTCTGAAACAATTGATGCTCCTGCCTATTCATACTGGGGTTCTGTATTTAGACAGTTTCTAAAGAAAAAATCAACAGTCATTATGTTGGGGATTTTGGTTGCCATTATCTTGATGAGCTTTATTTATCCAATGTTCTCAAACTTTGACTTTAACGATGTAAGTAAGGTCAATGACTTTAGCGCTCGTTTTATCAAACCCAATGCTGAACATTGGTTTGGTACAGATAGCAATGGTAAATCCTTGTTTGATGGGGTTTGGTTTGGTGCGCGTAATTCAATTCTTATCTCTGTAATTGCCACTTTTATCAACCTTGTGATTGGGGTTATTGTTGGTGGGATTTGGGGAATTTCAAAATCCGTTGACCGTATCATGATGGAAGTTTATAACATTATTTCAAACATTCCATCTCTCTTGATTGTCATTGTCTTGACTTACTCAATTGGTGCTGGTTTCTGGAATTTGATTTTTGCCATGAGTGTGACAACTTGGATTGGGATTGCTTATATGATTCGTATCCAAATCATGCGTTACCGTGATTTGGAATACAACCTTGCTTCTCAAACACTTGGAACACCAACCTTTAAAATCATCGTTAAAAACATCATGCCGCAATTGGTATCTGTTATTGTTTCTACAATGACCTTGATGTTGCCAAGCTTCATCTCTTATGAAGCCTTCCTTTCCTTCTTTGGGTTGGGATTGCCTGTAACAGTGCCAAGTTTGGGACGTTTGATCTCAGATTACTCACAAAACGTTACGACCAACGCTTACTTATTCTGGATTCCGTTGACAACCTTGATCTTGGTATCCCTATCTCTTTTCGTTGTTGGTCAAAACCTAGCGGATGCTAGTGATCCACGTACACATAGATAGGAGTAGACATGATAAAAGGAAAAAATGTAATTTTGACTGCTCGTGATATTGTCGTGGAATTTGACGTTCGTGACAAAGTTCTGACGGCTATCCGAGGAGTGTCTCTGGACCTGATTGAAGGAGAAGTTCTGGCCTTGGTAGGTGAGTCCGGTTCTGGTAAATCTGTTTTAACAAAAACCTTTACAGGGATGTTAGAAGACAATGGACGTATTGCCCAAGGAAGCATCGACTATCGTGGACAAGACTTGACCTCTCTTACTTCTAACAAGGAATGGGAGAAGATTCGTGGTGCTAAAATTGCGACCATCTTCCAAGATCCTATGACAAGTTTGGACCCAATCAATACAATCGGTAGCCAAATCACTGAAGTTATCGTTAAACACCAAGGGAAAACAGCTAAGGAAGCCAAAGATATGGCAATCGACTATATGAACAAGGTCGGAATTCCAGACGCTGAAAAACGTTTTGATGAGTATCCTTTCCAATATTCTGGAGGGATGCGTCAACGTATCGTTATCGCGATTGCTCTTGCATGTCGTCCAGATATCTTAATCTGTGACGAGCCGACAACGGCCCTTGATGTAACCATTCAAGCGCAAATCATTGATTTGCTTAAAACTTTACAAAATGAGTACCACTTTACCATTATCTTTATCACCCATGACCTTGGTGTGGTAGCAAGTATTGCGGATAAGGTAGCAGTTATGTATGCTGGGGAAATTGTAGAATACGGAACTGTTGAGGAAGTTTTCTACGACCCACGTCATCCATATACTTGGAGTCTCTTATCTAGCTTGCCTCAGCTTGCTGATGATAAAGGGGAATTGTACTCTATCCCAGGAACACCACCGTCTCTTTATACTGAGTTGAAAGGTGATGCCTTTGCCCTTCGTTCAGATTATGCGATGCAAATTGACTTTGAACAGAAAGCACCTCAGTTTTCAGTCACTGATACTCACTGGGCTAAGACTTGGTTGCTTCATGAGAATGCTCCTAAAGTTGAAAAACCTGGGGTCATCGCAGATTTGCATGACAAGATTCGTGATAAAATGGGCTTTGCTCATCTAGAAGACTAGGAGGAAGGAAATGTCTGAAAAATTAGTAGAAATTAAAGATTTAGAAATTTCCTTCGGTGAAGGAAGTAAGAAGTTTGTCGCAGTTAAAAACGCAAACTTCTTTATCAACAAGGGAGAAACTTTCTCTCTTGTTGGTGAGTCTGGTAGTGGGAAAACAACGATTGGTCGTGCCATTATTGGTTTAAATAATACTAGTAAAGGTGAAATCATCTTTGATGGTCATAAGATTAATGGGAAAAAATCTCATAAGGAATCATCAGATTTGATCCGTCGCATCCAGATGATTTTCCAGGACCCTGCAGCTAGCTTGAATGAGCGTGCAACAGTTGACTATATCATCTCTGAAGGTCTTTACAACTATCACTTGTTTAAAGATGAAGAAGATCGAAAAGAAAAAGTTCAAAAGATGATTCATGAAGTTGGGCTTTTGAAAGAACACTTGACCCGTTACCCACACGAGTTTTCTGGTGGTCAACGTCAGCGTATCGGGATTGCCCGTGCTCTTGTGATGGAACCTGATTTCGTTATTGCGGATGAGCCAATTTCAGCCTTGGACGTGTCAGTGCGTGCGCAAGTCTTGAACTTGCTCAAGAAGTTCCAAAAAGAGTTGGGCTTGACTTATCTCTTTATCGCGCATGACTTGTCAGTTGTTCGCTTTATCTCAGATCGTATCGCAGTTATCTATAAGGGAGTTATCGTCGAAGTGGCGGAGACAGAGGAGTTGTTTAACAATCCTGTCCATCCATACACTCAAGCACTTCTATCTGCTGTACCGATTCCAGATCCAATCTTGGAACGCAAGAAGGTCTTGAAAGTTTACGATCCTGACCAACATGACTATGAGACAGATAAGCCATCTATGGTAGAAATTCGTCCAGGTCACTATGTTTGGGCCAATCAAGCAGAACTTGCTCGTTACAAGAAAGCTCTTAAAAAATAAACAGACTAGGAGAGGACCGAAAGGTCTTCTCATTTTTAATAGAAAAATTCCCCTTCTACTAGCTTGTAAAAGGGGAATTGTATTATCATTAGCGTTTAGACCAAGTGCGTTTCATAAAGAGTAGCAAAATTGGGTAAATCTCTAAGCGACCTGCAATCATTGCAAAGGAGAGGAGGATTTTAGAGATGGGACTAAAGATGGAAAAACTCGAGGTTGTACCTAGAATAGGTCCGATATTGTTAAAACAGCTGAAGACAGCACTGGTTACGACTAGAAAATCATTGCTATCAAGACTGACGATAAAGATGAGAGAGAGAATAATCATCATATAGATAGTAAAATATTTAAGAATTTTGTGCTGGGTATCCTTATCAATCACAGTTTTATTGACGTGTAGAGTCAAAACACGGTGAGGGGATAAAGTGGACAAAATCTGATTTTTTGCGATTTTAGAGAGGATAAGTCCTCTGATCACCTTAAGACCACCTGCAGTTGAGCCAGCTGATCCACCGATTCCCATGAGGAAGAGGAGGATAAATTGGGAGAAGAGGGGCCAGTTGGTAATATCTCCGTAACCAAAACCTGTTGTCGTGATGATATTGGAAACCTGGAAGAAGGCCATTTCAACACTCTTAGAGACACCTTGATAGAGGTGGAGCGTATTAAGCGTAATCAAGCCGGTAGAAACTAGAACAATGATGATATATGCTCGTAGTTCTTCATCTCCAAAGAAAGCCTTAACCCGACGGAGCATGAGGTAGTAGTAGAGATTGAAGTTAACTCCAAAAACCAGAACTCCGATACTAACTAGATAGGTGATGAGTGAGCTACCATAGTGGGCAATTCCGTCGTTATAGACGGTAAATCCCCCAGTTCCTGCCGTTCCCATAGCGATGACAAAACTATCATAGAGAGGCATGCCTGCTAGGTAGTAGATAACCACAAAAAGGGAGAAGAGAGCCAGATAAAGCAGATAGAGAATCTGGGCAGTGTTTTTTAGCTTGGATACGACCTTGCCAAAGACAGGTCCAGGGACCTCAGCCTTCATCACTTCCAAGTGGCTATTCTTGGCATTGTCCATAATGGCAAGTGCAAAGACGAGTACCCCCATCCCTCCGATCAAGTGGGTGAAACTTCTCCAGAAGAGGAGGGAACGAGTGAGAACGGAAACATCTGTTAGGATAGTAGCACCAGTCGTCGTAAATCCAGAACTGATTTCAAAGAAGGCATCAATGATGCTGGGGATTTGTCCTGAAAAGACAAAGGGGAGGCCACCAAAGAAAGACCATAGAATCCAACAGAGGGCAACAATTAAGACTCCTTCCTTGGCATAAATCCGTTGATTTTTCGGTTTCCGTAAAACGCCTAGACCACCAAGAAGGACTAAAATTCCAATCGTAGAAAAGAGAGCGATAAATACTTGACTGGATTCTTGGTAATAGATTGCTACACTAACAGGTACTAGGAGAAGAATAGCCTCAATCAAGAGAAGTTTTGAGAGGAGGTAACGAATCATACTCTTATTCATTTTTTACCTCTCAATCAAATCATAAATTTTGGTGATGTTTGGCAATAAGGTCGTCACGAGCAACTTGTCTCCTACCTCAAGCATATCCTCTCCGGTAGGGAAGATTGTTTTTCCTTTTCGGATAATGGCTGCGATGAGAACCCCTTTCTTCAATTTCAGATGTGAAAGAGGTTTGGCAGTCATTTTATTAGCTTCCTTGATTTGGAATTGGAGAGTTTCAATTTGACCGTTTGCTAGATGGTGCATGGCTTGAAGGTCTGAGTACTGAGCGTTTACTCGACCACGGATAAAGTGCATAATGGTATCTACTGCGATGCTTTTTGGTGTGATGATACTTGAAAAATCAGGTGCGTGGATAATCTCTAGAAGGCTTGTTCGGTTGACCTTGGTGATATTCTTATGGACGCCAACACGGTCAAGGAACATAGAGGTGATGATATTTTCCTCATCAACTCCAGTCAAGGTTGCGACTGCATCATAGTGGGGAGCACTTTCTTCCAGCAAAATGTCTTTTGCAGTTCCATCTCCTTGGACAATATAGAGATTGGGGAACTTTTCACTGAAGAAACGAGCTCTTTCAGGATTAATCTCGATGACCTTGGTATCAATACGACTGTCTTTTAAAATGCCAAGCAGATAATAAGCGATCTTTCCAGCTCCAACGATAAGTAAGCTTTTCACTGCACGAGATTTAAAATAGTTATGGAAAAGCATCATATCTACACGATTTCCCGTAACAAAAATCCTATCCTTGTCTTGGATAATAACATCACCGCTTGGAATCATAAGTTGATGATCCCTCTCCATAGCACAGACAATGATGTTACCAAATTTTTTACGAAAGTCTGAGATTGGCATTTGACAAAGACCGCTAGAGTCCTTGACAACAAATTCCATGAGACTGACTCGACCTCCAGCAAATCGTTCGACAGAGAGGGCATTAGGGAAATCAATAATATTTGAGATCGCACGCGCTGCCAGGAGCTCTGGATTAACAATAAGTGAAAATCCAAGAATATTTTTCTCTTTAAAATAGGCATTAGAGTATTCAGGATTTCGCACCCGAACGATGGTTTCTTTAGCGCCCATTTTTTTAGCAAGTACCGCTGAAATCATATTCACTTCATCGTGTTCGGTTAGGGCGATAAAGATATCGCACTCTTGGACACCGGCTTGCTCTAAGATGGCAAAGTCAGCACCATTTCCAAGGAGACCTATGATATCATAGCGACTGACAATGTGATTGAGGACAGCCTCATCTTGTTCGATGAGGACAACGTCATGGTTTTCTGCAACCAGTGAACGACAGAGGGCGAAACCAACTTTCCCTCCACCAACAAGGACAATTTTCATATAAAAAACCTACTTTTTCATGATGTAACTATCATACCCTTTTTTAGCAAAAAATGCACTTGCTAAGGCGATTTTTAGGGGAAGAAAGGCTTTTTTCAAGTTTTGAAGATACATTTGCTTAACTTCTATAACAATGTCTCTGATTTGAAGTAATTTGGCTCTTTTACCATACCTTTTCAGAAAGGAATGACCAAACATGAAAATATTATCAAAAAAAGTAAAAAAATCAAGTCGTTTCTATTGACAATGATTCTGAAAGTGTTATACTAAGGAAGTAGTTTCGCTGATTTACTTCAAACCTGTTGTGAGGTAAGTTAACGACGCCTTAACCACGCTGTTTGCTGAGCTTGACTCCGGGCAGTGTGGCTATTTTTTTGCAATGATAAAAGGAAACCCGTAATGACAAATCACATTGTATTATTCGAGCCTCAGATTCCACAAAATACAGGTAACATTGCGCGTACTTGCGCTGCGACCAATTCTCCCCTCCACATCATTAAACCAATGGGCTTTCCCATTGATGATCGCAAGATGAAGCGAGCAGGTTTGGATTATTGGGATAAGTTAGAGATTCATTTTTATGATAACTTGGCAGACTTTATGTCTCAGAGGAAAGGACAAGTCTATCTGATTTCTAAATTTGCAGAAAAGGTCTATTCTGAGGCGAATTTGGCAAGTGGTGAAGATCAGTATTTTCTCTTCGGACGTGAAGACAAGGGTTTACCAGAGGATTTTATGCGTGAACATCCTGAGAAGGCTCTCCGTATTCCTATGAACGATGAACATGTCCGCAGTCTCAATGTTTCGAATACCGTCTGCATGATTGTTTATGAAGCCCTCCGCCAGCAGAACTTTGCAGGTCTTGAGCTTGTTCACACCTATGAAGCAGATAAATTGAAATAATCAAAATGCTTGCACTTGCAAGCGTTTTTTGTTATGATTAAAGGGTCTTCAGGGCTGGGTGAGATTCCCGACCGGCGGTGACTTTAACTAGCTATTTTGGCTTACTCTTCGTTGTCTTGTCTCGATATACTCAAGTATTATCTTCGACTGCGACGCCTAGATTAATCCAAAATATCTTAGTTAAAGAAGTCCGCGAGCGCAAGCTGATGTGGTGAGATTCCACAACCGACAGTATAGTCTGGATGGGAGAAGACGAGAGAATGGCTTTGTCTGTTCTTATTGGTTTATAGATGAATTGCAACCGCTTGCTCAAAAGAGTGAGAGGGAACTTTTGGGATATAAAAAGTGAGAATAGATAGAGGGATCCTTTCCAACTTCTTCTGATTTTATAGAAAATTGGAGGAACCTGTTATGACAAACACACGTCGAATTTCGACCATTGCAATTTTATCAGCCATTTCATTTGTGCTGATGTACTTTGACTTTCCGCTCTTACCAGCGGCAACCTTCCTCAAGATCGAGTTTAGTATCTTGCCAGTCCTTGTAGGCTTGGTGGTGATGGATTTGCCAGCTGCTCTAGGAATTCTCTTGATGCGCTCACTCTTGAAGTTGCTTCTGAATAGCCAAGGAGTGAACACTTACATTGGCTTGCCAATGAATATCGTAGCTCTGGGAGTTTTTGTTATCGTATTTGCTATGATTTGGAAAAAGGAACGAACACCCCTTCGTTTCCTACTAGGCTCTCTAGCTGGGACTATTGGTTTGACTGTGGCAATGTTGGTTCTCAACTATGTCTATGCGGTTCCTTTGTACGCGCAGTTTGCCAACTTTGATATTAGAGAAATTATAGGACTTTCTAACTACTTGATGACTATGGTTTTACCTTTTAACCTGATTGAAGGTATCATCTTTGCCGTTTCATTCTGGTTGTTATACGTCCTC
Proteins encoded in this window:
- a CDS encoding ATP-binding cassette domain-containing protein translates to MSEKLVEIKDLEISFGEGSKKFVAVKNANFFINKGETFSLVGESGSGKTTIGRAIIGLNNTSKGEIIFDGHKINGKKSHKESSDLIRRIQMIFQDPAASLNERATVDYIISEGLYNYHLFKDEEDRKEKVQKMIHEVGLLKEHLTRYPHEFSGGQRQRIGIARALVMEPDFVIADEPISALDVSVRAQVLNLLKKFQKELGLTYLFIAHDLSVVRFISDRIAVIYKGVIVEVAETEELFNNPVHPYTQALLSAVPIPDPILERKKVLKVYDPDQHDYETDKPSMVEIRPGHYVWANQAELARYKKALKK
- a CDS encoding tRNA (cytidine(34)-2'-O)-methyltransferase, which gives rise to MTNHIVLFEPQIPQNTGNIARTCAATNSPLHIIKPMGFPIDDRKMKRAGLDYWDKLEIHFYDNLADFMSQRKGQVYLISKFAEKVYSEANLASGEDQYFLFGREDKGLPEDFMREHPEKALRIPMNDEHVRSLNVSNTVCMIVYEALRQQNFAGLELVHTYEADKLK
- a CDS encoding ABC transporter permease — translated: MKKYIFMRVLRSLLSIFLVTTLTYTIIYTMVPRKLIFKQDTNYNKIATTPDKRDNYENTVYERMGYIEYYDTKELQERASTMDSSVTVDANDTNKAIYEKYINQLGNGWTLGVFSESGQFYATREIPIFERVFKFYSNLIDIDHPNKIQDPENPNLQRYLRFENDPAIGWSLVGSGTKHKYLLYFNNQFPFVHQNFVNINLGDSYPTYANTPVLQVITQGQGQTKTSEVQFPTGKKTSSVDIYSRTYKSPSQADAREVANYGKDDPYTATESNYQYPSMIASSAVAGLIGLIISYAIAIPLGSAMARHKNTWIDSFSTGALTFLLALPTIALVYIVRLIGSSIGLPDSFPILGAGDWRSYVLPAVILGLLGAPSTAIWIRRYMIDLQSQDFVRFARAKGLSEKEISNKHIFKNAMVPLVSGIPGAVIGVIGGATLTETVFAFPGMGKMLIDSVKASNNSMVVGLVFIFTCISIFSLFVGDIWMTMLDPRIKLTEKGGK
- the trkA gene encoding Trk system potassium transporter TrkA, encoding MKIVLVGGGKVGFALCRSLVAENHDVVLIEQDEAVLNHIVSRYDIIGLLGNGADFAILEQAGVQECDIFIALTEHDEVNMISAVLAKKMGAKETIVRVRNPEYSNAYFKEKNILGFSLIVNPELLAARAISNIIDFPNALSVERFAGGRVSLMEFVVKDSSGLCQMPISDFRKKFGNIIVCAMERDHQLMIPSGDVIIQDKDRIFVTGNRVDMMLFHNYFKSRAVKSLLIVGAGKIAYYLLGILKDSRIDTKVIEINPERARFFSEKFPNLYIVQGDGTAKDILLEESAPHYDAVATLTGVDEENIITSMFLDRVGVHKNITKVNRTSLLEIIHAPDFSSIITPKSIAVDTIMHFIRGRVNAQYSDLQAMHHLANGQIETLQFQIKEANKMTAKPLSHLKLKKGVLIAAIIRKGKTIFPTGEDMLEVGDKLLVTTLLPNITKIYDLIER
- a CDS encoding ABC transporter ATP-binding protein, with amino-acid sequence MIKGKNVILTARDIVVEFDVRDKVLTAIRGVSLDLIEGEVLALVGESGSGKSVLTKTFTGMLEDNGRIAQGSIDYRGQDLTSLTSNKEWEKIRGAKIATIFQDPMTSLDPINTIGSQITEVIVKHQGKTAKEAKDMAIDYMNKVGIPDAEKRFDEYPFQYSGGMRQRIVIAIALACRPDILICDEPTTALDVTIQAQIIDLLKTLQNEYHFTIIFITHDLGVVASIADKVAVMYAGEIVEYGTVEEVFYDPRHPYTWSLLSSLPQLADDKGELYSIPGTPPSLYTELKGDAFALRSDYAMQIDFEQKAPQFSVTDTHWAKTWLLHENAPKVEKPGVIADLHDKIRDKMGFAHLED
- a CDS encoding TrkH family potassium uptake protein, producing MNKSMIRYLLSKLLLIEAILLLVPVSVAIYYQESSQVFIALFSTIGILVLLGGLGVLRKPKNQRIYAKEGVLIVALCWILWSFFGGLPFVFSGQIPSIIDAFFEISSGFTTTGATILTDVSVLTRSLLFWRSFTHLIGGMGVLVFALAIMDNAKNSHLEVMKAEVPGPVFGKVVSKLKNTAQILYLLYLALFSLFVVIYYLAGMPLYDSFVIAMGTAGTGGFTVYNDGIAHYGSSLITYLVSIGVLVFGVNFNLYYYLMLRRVKAFFGDEELRAYIIIVLVSTGLITLNTLHLYQGVSKSVEMAFFQVSNIITTTGFGYGDITNWPLFSQFILLFLMGIGGSAGSTAGGLKVIRGLILSKIAKNQILSTLSPHRVLTLHVNKTVIDKDTQHKILKYFTIYMMIILSLIFIVSLDSNDFLVVTSAVFSCFNNIGPILGTTSSFSIFSPISKILLSFAMIAGRLEIYPILLLFMKRTWSKR
- the oppC gene encoding oligopeptide ABC transporter permease OppC, whose amino-acid sequence is MSTIDKEKFQFVKRDDFASETIDAPAYSYWGSVFRQFLKKKSTVIMLGILVAIILMSFIYPMFSNFDFNDVSKVNDFSARFIKPNAEHWFGTDSNGKSLFDGVWFGARNSILISVIATFINLVIGVIVGGIWGISKSVDRIMMEVYNIISNIPSLLIVIVLTYSIGAGFWNLIFAMSVTTWIGIAYMIRIQIMRYRDLEYNLASQTLGTPTFKIIVKNIMPQLVSVIVSTMTLMLPSFISYEAFLSFFGLGLPVTVPSLGRLISDYSQNVTTNAYLFWIPLTTLILVSLSLFVVGQNLADASDPRTHR
- a CDS encoding ECF transporter S component; translated protein: MTNTRRISTIAILSAISFVLMYFDFPLLPAATFLKIEFSILPVLVGLVVMDLPAALGILLMRSLLKLLLNSQGVNTYIGLPMNIVALGVFVIVFAMIWKKERTPLRFLLGSLAGTIGLTVAMLVLNYVYAVPLYAQFANFDIREIIGLSNYLMTMVLPFNLIEGIIFAVSFWLLYVLLKPTLKHYER